The following proteins come from a genomic window of Thiothrix winogradskyi:
- a CDS encoding ABC transporter ATP-binding protein has translation MNKTIIQTTNLVKTIPQAGRELQILRGVSLAIDTGESVAITGLSGSGKSTLLGLLAGLDLPTSGTVMLFGQNLDGLDEDQRAALRLGRVGFVFQAFHLLENLTALENVMLPLDLTPHPSLPPQGGKEQRAIEALQQVGLGERLSHYPNQLSGGEQQRVALARAFVTRPQILFADEPTGNLDRATGHEISELLFALQEKFQTTLVLVTHDDTLAARCQRHYRMEEGTLV, from the coding sequence ATGAACAAAACGATTATTCAGACCACTAACTTGGTCAAAACTATCCCCCAAGCGGGACGTGAATTGCAAATTCTCCGAGGCGTAAGCCTTGCTATTGACACGGGCGAGTCGGTTGCGATTACTGGGCTATCGGGTTCGGGCAAAAGCACCTTGCTGGGTTTGCTGGCGGGTTTGGATTTGCCGACCAGCGGTACGGTCATGTTATTTGGGCAAAACCTTGACGGTTTGGATGAAGACCAGCGGGCAGCGTTGCGGCTGGGGCGGGTCGGGTTTGTGTTTCAAGCGTTTCATTTATTGGAAAATTTAACGGCGTTGGAAAATGTCATGTTGCCATTGGATCTTACCCCCCATCCCAGCCTTCCTCCGCAAGGGGGGAAGGAGCAAAGAGCCATCGAAGCCTTGCAGCAAGTGGGGTTGGGTGAGCGTTTGAGCCATTACCCGAACCAGCTTTCGGGCGGGGAGCAGCAACGGGTGGCATTGGCGCGGGCGTTTGTGACTCGCCCACAAATTTTGTTCGCGGATGAGCCAACCGGCAATCTTGACCGCGCCACGGGGCATGAAATCAGTGAATTGCTGTTTGCGTTGCAGGAAAAATTCCAAACGACCTTGGTATTGGTGACGCACGATGATACCTTGGCGGCACGTTGCCAGCGACATTATCGGATGGAAGAGGGGACGCTGGTATGA
- a CDS encoding alpha-E domain-containing protein encodes MLSRVAERVYWMARYLERAEKTARLINVHTALLMDLPGRMEINWFTLIRLFNAEKVFSEHYERGNEANIMQFLIADINNPSSLATSLANVRENVRTSLDVLPEEIWAQANQIHLLMTNSLPRIADRYARQIFLREVMKHCQCIRGALDSHMSRDHSFDFMQIGKHLERTDMTSRILEMTSLLLSDDRSDTLRKYDGILWTNLLQALSARQMYLQHIHSRVEGASVMRFLMNDNAFPGSVGYSLAAMSRRMRYLPDPDMPMTMAQRVLEHSQAQDVGAIPAEHVHTLMDYLQSELGVLHAEIAKTWFYPDRSGQQQTQGL; translated from the coding sequence ATGTTATCCCGTGTAGCTGAACGTGTTTACTGGATGGCACGTTACTTAGAACGTGCCGAAAAAACCGCCCGCCTGATCAACGTGCATACCGCGTTGCTGATGGATTTACCGGGGCGCATGGAAATCAACTGGTTCACCCTGATTCGCTTGTTCAACGCTGAAAAGGTTTTCAGCGAACATTACGAGCGCGGCAATGAAGCCAATATCATGCAATTCCTGATTGCGGACATCAATAATCCATCGTCGTTGGCAACCTCGCTGGCGAATGTGCGCGAAAACGTGCGCACCTCGCTGGATGTGTTGCCGGAAGAAATCTGGGCACAGGCCAACCAGATTCATTTGCTGATGACCAATAGCTTGCCGCGCATTGCTGACCGTTACGCGCGGCAGATTTTCCTGCGTGAAGTCATGAAGCATTGCCAGTGCATCCGTGGTGCATTGGATAGTCACATGAGCCGTGACCACAGCTTCGATTTCATGCAAATCGGTAAACATCTGGAACGTACCGACATGACCAGCCGGATTCTGGAAATGACATCCTTGCTGTTGTCGGATGATCGTAGCGACACGCTGCGTAAATATGACGGCATCTTGTGGACAAACTTGTTGCAAGCCTTGAGTGCGCGGCAGATGTATTTGCAGCACATCCATTCACGGGTCGAAGGCGCGAGCGTGATGCGCTTTTTGATGAACGACAACGCATTCCCCGGCTCGGTGGGTTATTCCTTGGCGGCAATGAGCCGTCGGATGCGCTATTTGCCTGACCCCGACATGCCGATGACGATGGCGCAACGGGTGCTGGAGCATTCGCAAGCACAAGATGTTGGTGCGATTCCCGCAGAACATGTACACACCTTGATGGACTATTTGCAGAGCGAACTGGGCGTATTGCACGCCGAGATTGCCAAGACATGGTTTTATCCTGATCGTAGTGGTCAACAGCAAACACAAGGGCTTTAA
- a CDS encoding DUF2126 domain-containing protein produces MSIHVALNHYTGYKFDRPVSLSPHVVRLRPAVHSRTPILAYSLKIKPEKHYINWQQDPFGNWLARLVFPEKTMEFSVEVDVIADMVTIDPFDFFVEDYAMKYPFKYDKALQKELIPYLEIAEDGELLKEWLKGVDHKQPNTVLFLVAINSRLQQDIGYNIRLEPGVQSCEETLTKKTGSCRDSAWLLVQILRHLGLAARFVSGYLVQLTADQKALDGPSGTEVDFTDLHAWTEVYLPGAGWIGLDPTSGLFAGEGHIPLACTPSPSSAAPIDGFTDKCEVEFDFHNNVRRILEDPRVTKPYSDEQWADVLALGNQVEADLVRGDVRLTMGGEPTFVSIDDMDGAEWNTAALGEHKRERAGVLLRRMQKVFAPGSALQFGQGKWYPGEPFPRWALGCFWRPDGVPVWKDPALVADDQKDYGYNDKHAKVFAETVCAKLALNKKYLVPGYEDRLYYLWKEANQPANVDWLTLNLRDSKHRNDLVMALQRGLDVPTGYALPLRWDDATKSWASAPWEFRRQEMYLIPGNSPMGFRLPLDSLAWTAEDEREVEAQPCPFEDRPALADFHGEVEQRYSAYVAPPESTLQHADATKTMVKEWREVPRTTLCVQAREGRLYVFLPPLHFLEHYLDLVATLETTAAELKMPILLEGYEPPSDPRLKSFKVTPDPGVIEVNIHPATTWQELVQNTELLYEEARLSRLGAEKFMLDGRHTGTGGGNHVTLGAATPSDSPFLRQPDVLRSLLTFWQHHPALSYLFSGMFLGPTSQAPRVDEARDESLYELEIAFQQMPSGHNDQPWLVDRLLRNLLIDITGNTHRAEFCIDKLYSPDSFSGRQGLLEFRGFEMPPHARMSLVQMLLIRTLMVRFWNTPYAHRLVRWGTALHDRFMLPHYVWEDMKDVCADLQAAGYPFQLEWLAPFHEFRFPVYGRVQYCGIELELRAALEPWNVLGEELSSQGTARFVDSSLERVQVKINGLTDSRYVVACNGRRVPMKATGVKGEYVAGVRFRAWQPPSALHPTIGIHAPLVFDIIDTWNGRSVGGCTYHVSHPGGRNSEIFPVNAYEAESRRFSRFREEHTPGVIEPKFLSEATRAFYEHGAKPQPMSPPPEEVNADYPYTLDLRRG; encoded by the coding sequence ATGAGTATTCACGTCGCTTTAAACCATTACACCGGGTACAAATTTGATCGCCCGGTAAGCCTGTCGCCGCATGTGGTGCGCTTGCGCCCAGCGGTGCATTCGCGCACGCCGATTCTGGCGTATTCGTTAAAAATCAAGCCGGAAAAGCATTACATCAACTGGCAGCAAGATCCGTTCGGTAACTGGCTGGCACGACTGGTATTCCCGGAAAAGACCATGGAATTCAGCGTGGAAGTCGATGTCATAGCCGATATGGTGACGATCGACCCGTTCGATTTCTTCGTGGAAGATTACGCCATGAAGTACCCGTTCAAGTACGACAAAGCGTTACAGAAAGAGCTGATTCCGTACTTGGAAATTGCCGAAGACGGCGAATTATTGAAGGAATGGCTGAAGGGTGTTGATCACAAGCAGCCGAATACCGTGCTGTTTTTGGTGGCGATTAACAGCCGTTTGCAGCAGGACATTGGTTACAACATCCGCCTCGAACCGGGGGTGCAATCGTGTGAGGAAACGCTGACCAAGAAAACGGGGTCTTGCCGCGATTCGGCGTGGTTGCTGGTGCAAATTTTGCGGCATTTAGGCTTGGCGGCGCGGTTTGTGTCGGGCTATTTGGTGCAATTGACGGCTGACCAAAAGGCGTTGGATGGCCCTAGCGGGACAGAAGTGGATTTCACCGATTTGCACGCTTGGACAGAAGTGTATTTGCCGGGTGCAGGCTGGATCGGGCTTGACCCAACGTCGGGGCTGTTTGCAGGTGAGGGGCATATTCCGTTGGCGTGTACGCCTTCGCCTAGCAGTGCTGCGCCGATTGATGGTTTCACCGATAAATGCGAAGTCGAGTTTGATTTCCATAATAATGTGCGCCGCATTCTTGAAGACCCGCGTGTGACTAAGCCGTATTCGGATGAGCAGTGGGCGGATGTGCTGGCACTGGGCAATCAGGTCGAAGCCGATTTGGTGCGTGGCGATGTGCGCTTGACGATGGGCGGTGAGCCGACCTTCGTTTCCATCGACGATATGGATGGTGCGGAGTGGAATACAGCAGCCTTGGGCGAACACAAGCGCGAACGGGCGGGTGTGTTGTTGCGGCGGATGCAGAAGGTGTTTGCGCCGGGCAGTGCGCTGCAATTTGGGCAGGGCAAGTGGTATCCGGGTGAACCGTTCCCGCGTTGGGCGTTGGGTTGTTTCTGGCGACCGGACGGCGTGCCAGTGTGGAAAGATCCCGCACTGGTGGCGGACGATCAGAAGGATTATGGCTACAACGATAAGCACGCCAAGGTGTTTGCCGAAACGGTGTGCGCCAAGTTGGCGTTGAACAAAAAGTACCTCGTGCCGGGTTACGAAGACCGTTTGTATTATTTGTGGAAAGAGGCGAATCAGCCTGCGAATGTGGATTGGTTGACCCTGAATTTGCGGGATAGTAAGCACCGGAACGATTTAGTGATGGCGTTGCAGCGCGGGTTGGATGTGCCGACGGGGTACGCGCTGCCGTTGCGTTGGGATGATGCGACGAAAAGCTGGGCGAGTGCGCCGTGGGAATTCCGCCGCCAAGAGATGTATTTGATTCCGGGCAATTCGCCGATGGGTTTCCGCCTGCCACTGGATAGTTTGGCGTGGACGGCTGAAGACGAGCGTGAAGTCGAAGCGCAGCCTTGCCCGTTTGAAGATCGCCCGGCGTTGGCAGATTTCCACGGCGAAGTCGAGCAGCGTTACAGCGCGTATGTTGCCCCGCCTGAGTCGACGTTGCAGCACGCGGATGCGACCAAAACGATGGTGAAGGAATGGCGCGAAGTGCCGCGTACTACCTTGTGTGTGCAGGCGCGGGAAGGGCGTTTGTATGTGTTCCTGCCGCCGCTGCATTTCCTGGAGCATTATCTGGATTTGGTGGCGACGCTGGAAACCACCGCTGCTGAATTGAAGATGCCGATTTTGCTGGAAGGCTACGAGCCGCCGTCTGATCCGCGCTTGAAGTCGTTTAAGGTTACGCCTGATCCGGGTGTTATCGAGGTGAATATTCATCCGGCGACGACGTGGCAGGAATTGGTTCAGAATACTGAGCTGTTGTACGAAGAGGCACGGTTGTCACGGCTAGGCGCGGAAAAATTCATGCTGGATGGGCGGCATACCGGCACGGGCGGTGGCAATCACGTCACACTGGGTGCGGCTACGCCGAGCGATAGCCCGTTCTTGCGTCAGCCGGATGTGTTGCGCAGTTTGTTGACGTTCTGGCAGCACCATCCGGCGCTGTCTTATCTGTTTTCGGGGATGTTCTTGGGGCCGACCAGCCAAGCGCCACGGGTAGATGAGGCGCGGGATGAGAGTTTGTATGAGCTGGAAATTGCGTTCCAACAAATGCCGAGCGGACACAATGATCAGCCCTGGTTGGTTGACCGTTTGCTGCGTAACTTGCTGATTGATATTACCGGCAATACGCATCGGGCGGAGTTCTGCATCGACAAGCTGTATTCACCGGATTCTTTCAGCGGTCGCCAAGGCTTGCTGGAATTCCGTGGCTTTGAAATGCCGCCTCATGCGCGGATGTCGCTGGTGCAGATGTTGCTGATTCGTACCCTGATGGTGCGTTTCTGGAATACGCCGTATGCGCATCGGCTGGTGCGTTGGGGCACTGCATTGCACGACCGTTTCATGCTGCCGCATTACGTGTGGGAAGACATGAAGGACGTGTGTGCGGATTTGCAGGCGGCTGGCTATCCGTTCCAATTGGAATGGCTCGCGCCGTTCCACGAGTTCCGTTTCCCGGTGTATGGACGAGTGCAATATTGCGGCATTGAGCTGGAATTGCGTGCGGCGCTGGAGCCGTGGAATGTGTTGGGCGAGGAATTGAGTAGCCAAGGCACGGCGCGGTTTGTGGATTCGTCGCTGGAACGGGTGCAGGTGAAAATCAACGGCTTGACCGATTCGCGCTATGTGGTGGCGTGTAATGGGCGACGTGTGCCGATGAAGGCGACGGGCGTGAAGGGTGAGTATGTGGCGGGGGTGCGTTTCCGCGCTTGGCAGCCGCCTTCCGCGTTGCATCCGACCATTGGGATTCATGCGCCGCTGGTGTTCGACATTATTGATACGTGGAATGGGCGTTCGGTGGGTGGTTGCACTTACCATGTGTCGCATCCGGGCGGGCGCAATTCCGAGATCTTCCCAGTGAATGCGTATGAAGCGGAAAGTCGGCGCTTCTCGCGTTTCCGTGAGGAGCATACGCCGGGTGTGATTGAGCCGAAGTTCTTGTCGGAGGCGACGCGGGCGTTCTATGAGCATGGGGCGAAGCCGCAGCCGATGAGTCCGCCGCCGGAAGAGGTGAATGCGGATTATCCGTATACGCTGGATTTACGGCGGGGGTAA
- a CDS encoding circularly permuted type 2 ATP-grasp protein, translated as MKKEWNQYDPGSLYDELIAAVHQPREASYKLVEYLRHLTPDRFRQCVQESEAVIREMGITFTVYSDAGNIDRAWPFDIIPRIIPAAEWDCTEIGLKQRIRALNMFIQDIYNGGKILKDGVMPADIVLQSKGYRKACIGMTPPHGVWANICGSDLVRHSDGVLYVLEDNLRVPSGVAYMLENRNITKRVLPEIFNTLPIRPVSNYPAQLYEMLASLRPDLDDPTIALMTPGIYNSAYFEHAFLAQQAGLVLLEGADLVVGKDEYVYMKTIKGLERVDVIYRRIDDDFIDPEVFREDSMLGVPGIMRAWKAGKVAIANAPGCGVADDKVIYAYVPDMIRYYLGEEPTLPNVPTYVCRRDKDREYVLEHLAELVVKPANESGGYGMLVGPHSTAEKVEEFRKLIQEDPNNYIAQPTLSLSVTPTSCETDTEADVHRRTTDPKSRIKIAPRHVDLRPFILSGKDIFVTPGGLTRVALVEGSLVVNSSQGGGSKDTWIVGDVVEGEEV; from the coding sequence ATGAAAAAAGAATGGAATCAGTATGATCCCGGTTCGTTGTATGACGAATTGATTGCTGCGGTGCATCAACCGCGCGAAGCCAGCTACAAGCTGGTCGAGTATCTGCGTCACCTCACCCCCGACCGTTTCCGCCAATGTGTGCAGGAATCCGAGGCTGTTATCCGTGAAATGGGCATAACGTTCACGGTTTACAGCGATGCGGGCAACATTGACCGCGCTTGGCCGTTTGACATTATTCCGCGCATTATCCCTGCAGCAGAATGGGATTGCACCGAAATAGGGCTGAAGCAACGCATACGTGCACTAAATATGTTCATTCAGGACATCTACAACGGTGGCAAAATCCTCAAAGACGGCGTAATGCCCGCTGACATCGTGCTGCAATCGAAAGGCTACCGCAAAGCGTGCATCGGCATGACCCCGCCGCACGGTGTTTGGGCAAATATTTGCGGCTCTGATTTGGTACGGCACAGTGATGGTGTGCTGTACGTGCTGGAAGACAACCTGCGAGTGCCGTCTGGCGTGGCGTATATGCTGGAAAACCGCAATATCACCAAAAGGGTGCTGCCGGAAATTTTCAATACCCTGCCGATTCGTCCGGTGAGCAATTACCCCGCGCAATTGTACGAAATGCTCGCCTCATTGCGCCCTGATCTGGATGACCCGACCATCGCATTGATGACCCCCGGTATCTACAACTCCGCCTACTTTGAACACGCATTCCTTGCGCAACAAGCGGGTTTGGTGTTGCTGGAAGGCGCGGATTTGGTGGTGGGTAAAGACGAATACGTCTACATGAAAACCATTAAAGGCTTGGAGCGCGTTGACGTGATCTACCGCCGTATTGATGACGATTTCATTGACCCAGAAGTGTTCCGTGAAGATTCGATGCTCGGTGTGCCCGGTATTATGCGTGCATGGAAAGCGGGCAAGGTTGCCATTGCTAATGCACCGGGATGTGGCGTGGCAGATGATAAAGTCATCTACGCTTACGTGCCGGACATGATTCGCTATTATCTCGGCGAAGAACCAACGCTGCCGAACGTGCCAACCTACGTGTGCCGTCGCGATAAAGACCGCGAATACGTGCTGGAACATTTGGCAGAATTAGTGGTAAAACCTGCCAACGAATCTGGCGGTTACGGCATGTTGGTCGGCCCCCATTCCACGGCTGAAAAAGTTGAGGAATTCCGCAAGCTGATTCAGGAAGACCCTAACAATTACATTGCTCAGCCGACCTTGAGCCTATCGGTGACGCCGACTTCGTGCGAAACCGATACTGAAGCTGACGTGCATCGTCGTACCACTGATCCGAAAAGCCGTATCAAAATTGCGCCGCGCCATGTGGATTTACGTCCGTTCATCCTCAGTGGTAAGGACATCTTTGTCACACCGGGCGGCTTGACCCGCGTGGCACTGGTGGAAGGTTCATTGGTGGTGAATTCGTCGCAAGGCGGCGGCAGCAAAGACACTTGGATTGTGGGCGATGTCGTGGAAGGGGAGGAAGTCTGA
- a CDS encoding CARDB domain-containing protein — translation MSMLKNLFIAVMTFMVLPQAGQAATWNTCNGQSKQWTASPALTDIYYSSPATMPLYSERYNSVTTAVSYFNRNPSTRSFAGVTLRFGSSPSLGNGKNDFYFSDDPNVVDQLGAVTWTRHNTSTCAIQEADMIIGMSPNWQYYNNQLAANAIGYGGSLRNMPATVVHELGHFFGAAHEPNHYNIMGDEYTHVNRKGSGASYSEGYVGEDLSHGMVAVYGLTTDTAKQDLSVSHWQRTGASGGYSTHTRIPLMNSSSVTLPCTPQFGTTCAGIHTEGDQYYHVSRGQSVRLRYNFENNGRDSKTVTVKYYLSTDRAITSSDSLLSTGTYTLTRGLPNLLTVALTIPSNLTVGTNYYLGVMVDTASAVAELDEGNNTSFTGIRVTN, via the coding sequence ATGTCGATGTTAAAAAATCTGTTTATCGCGGTGATGACGTTTATGGTGTTGCCCCAAGCGGGGCAAGCTGCCACATGGAATACATGCAACGGCCAATCCAAACAATGGACGGCATCACCTGCACTGACAGATATCTACTATTCTTCCCCAGCTACTATGCCACTCTACTCAGAGCGTTATAATTCGGTTACAACGGCTGTGAGTTATTTCAACCGTAACCCATCAACCAGAAGTTTCGCAGGCGTAACTTTGAGGTTCGGATCAAGCCCTTCCCTTGGAAACGGAAAGAATGATTTTTATTTTAGCGATGACCCCAATGTTGTGGATCAACTGGGCGCAGTAACATGGACACGCCACAATACCAGCACATGCGCTATACAAGAAGCGGACATGATTATCGGTATGTCACCTAACTGGCAGTACTACAATAACCAACTTGCTGCAAATGCGATTGGTTATGGCGGTTCACTGCGAAATATGCCAGCTACAGTAGTGCATGAGCTTGGTCATTTCTTTGGTGCGGCTCACGAACCCAACCATTACAACATCATGGGCGATGAGTATACCCACGTTAATCGCAAGGGATCTGGTGCAAGTTACTCCGAAGGGTATGTTGGTGAAGACCTTTCGCACGGCATGGTCGCTGTGTATGGATTAACCACAGATACGGCAAAGCAAGACCTTAGCGTATCGCACTGGCAACGTACTGGCGCATCTGGTGGTTATAGTACGCATACGCGAATCCCTCTCATGAACTCAAGCAGTGTGACGCTGCCATGTACACCACAATTTGGCACTACATGTGCTGGAATCCATACAGAAGGCGACCAGTATTACCATGTATCAAGAGGCCAATCAGTAAGGCTGCGTTATAACTTTGAGAACAACGGAAGGGACTCAAAGACTGTAACGGTCAAATATTATCTGTCAACCGATCGGGCAATCACCTCTTCCGATAGTCTTCTCTCAACAGGAACCTACACTTTGACCCGTGGATTACCTAATTTACTGACTGTTGCCCTGACAATCCCAAGTAATCTGACTGTTGGTACAAACTACTACCTTGGCGTCATGGTGGACACAGCCAGCGCAGTGGCAGAACTGGATGAAGGTAACAATACTTCATTTACGGGAATCAGGGTGACAAACTAA
- a CDS encoding arylesterase, whose amino-acid sequence MLRTLYLIFCLCGFLPVTTVVMADETTPTSKNSSTLLVWGDSLSAAYGIPVEKGWVSLLQTKLGDHYKVVNGSISGETTAGGLTRLPEALKQHDPDYVLLELGANDGLRGIDLPTMRRNLEQMITLSQAADTKVILLGIQLPPNYGTTFTEKFSATYTDLAKQYTLPLLPFLLDGIAENWDLMQADGLHPTAEAQPQILENVWKVLEAAL is encoded by the coding sequence ATGTTACGCACACTTTACCTGATCTTTTGCCTATGCGGTTTTTTACCAGTCACGACTGTGGTTATGGCGGATGAGACCACCCCTACCAGCAAAAATTCCTCAACCTTATTGGTCTGGGGGGATAGCTTGAGCGCTGCGTATGGCATTCCAGTCGAAAAAGGCTGGGTCAGCTTGTTACAAACCAAACTGGGCGACCATTATAAGGTGGTGAATGGCAGCATCAGCGGCGAAACCACCGCAGGCGGCTTGACCCGTTTACCGGAAGCACTCAAACAGCACGACCCCGATTATGTCTTGCTGGAACTCGGTGCAAATGACGGCTTGCGCGGCATCGACTTGCCTACCATGCGCCGCAATCTGGAACAGATGATTACGCTCTCGCAAGCTGCTGATACCAAGGTCATCTTGCTAGGCATCCAGTTACCACCCAATTACGGCACAACTTTCACTGAAAAGTTTAGCGCCACCTACACCGACCTAGCCAAACAGTATACACTTCCCTTGCTGCCTTTCCTGCTGGACGGTATTGCGGAAAATTGGGATTTGATGCAAGCGGATGGCTTACATCCCACGGCGGAAGCCCAACCACAAATACTGGAAAATGTCTGGAAAGTATTAGAAGCAGCACTCTAG